A genomic region of Friedmanniella luteola contains the following coding sequences:
- a CDS encoding trans-sulfuration enzyme family protein, whose product MTSEPAPHPERLHPETVAVTVGRPARVVDAPLNTPVTFAATYVGDHDTTSGSLGYGRYGNPTWQALEDGIGALEGGRALTFSSGMAAAHAVLDLLAPGSTIVLPYNCYLGVAASIDARAAQDGWTLRKVDVADTDAVLAAAEGADLVWLESPTNPTIEVADLPALGAALAGKVRLVVDNTFATPLLQQPLAVGADIVLHAVTKFIAGHSDALLGALVVQTTDEDLFRQLLAGRSARGATPGTMEAYLALRGLRTLPLRLERAQANAQVLAERLAGHPAVQRVRFPGLPDDPGHDRAAATMSGFGSLISVDLADAATADAFVDAAKIWVFATSLGGVESSFERRRRWAGELAGVPEGLVRLSVGIEHVEDLWADLAQALDSLA is encoded by the coding sequence ATGACCTCTGAGCCCGCGCCGCACCCCGAGCGCCTGCACCCCGAGACGGTGGCGGTGACCGTCGGCCGGCCGGCCCGCGTCGTCGACGCCCCGCTGAACACCCCGGTGACCTTCGCCGCGACCTACGTCGGCGACCACGACACCACGTCCGGCTCGCTGGGCTACGGCCGGTACGGCAACCCGACGTGGCAGGCGCTGGAGGACGGCATCGGAGCCCTGGAGGGCGGCCGGGCGCTGACCTTCTCCTCGGGGATGGCGGCCGCGCACGCCGTGCTGGACCTGCTCGCCCCAGGCAGCACGATCGTGCTGCCCTACAACTGCTACCTGGGGGTGGCCGCGTCGATCGACGCCCGCGCCGCCCAGGACGGCTGGACGCTGCGCAAGGTCGACGTCGCCGACACCGACGCCGTGCTGGCCGCGGCGGAGGGGGCCGACTTGGTGTGGCTCGAGTCGCCGACGAACCCGACCATCGAGGTCGCGGACCTGCCGGCCCTCGGCGCCGCACTGGCCGGGAAGGTGCGGCTGGTCGTCGACAACACCTTCGCCACCCCGCTGCTGCAGCAGCCGCTCGCCGTCGGCGCGGACATCGTCCTGCACGCGGTCACCAAGTTCATCGCCGGCCACTCCGACGCCCTGCTGGGCGCCCTGGTCGTGCAGACGACCGACGAGGACCTGTTCCGCCAGCTCCTCGCCGGCCGCAGCGCCCGCGGGGCGACGCCCGGCACCATGGAGGCCTACCTGGCGCTCCGCGGCCTGCGGACGCTGCCGCTGCGGCTGGAGCGGGCGCAGGCCAACGCCCAGGTGCTGGCCGAGCGGCTGGCCGGGCACCCGGCCGTGCAGCGCGTCCGCTTCCCCGGCCTGCCCGACGACCCGGGCCACGACCGCGCCGCCGCGACGATGTCCGGCTTCGGCTCGCTGATCTCGGTCGACCTGGCCGATGCGGCCACCGCCGACGCCTTCGTCGACGCGGCGAAGATCTGGGTCTTCGCCACCAGCCTGGGCGGCGTCGAGTCCAGCTTCGAGCGCCGCCGCCGCTGGGCCGGGGAGCTGGCCGGCGTCCCCGAGGGCCTGGTCCGGCTCAGCGTCGGCATCGAGCACGTCGAGGACCTCTGGGCCGACCTCGCCCAGGCGCTGGACTCCCTGGCCTGA
- a CDS encoding D-alanine--D-alanine ligase family protein, protein MSDSLSRQDQAGDGRTRVAVVFGGTSSEHGVSCLTAAGVVGALDPERYEVLGIGITRSGRWVLVDDAALARLEVADGRLPELSEDAADAVLLREGAGTGLARREQHGPERSALAEVGGIDVAFALLHGPFGEDGTIQGLFEMMGTRYVGAGVLASAVGMDKQVMKLVLAASGLPVGPWVALPPARWATDRAGCLEAVAALGLPVFVKPARGGSSLGISRVDRAEDLVAAVEEAQRFDPKVIVEEGFVGARELECGVLADLDGGPATASEVAEIRVQSASGFYDFEAKYLPEEQVALDVPADIPAELADRVRAVALATFEAIGCEGLARVDVFVTREGQVVVNEINTMPGFTPHSMFPRMWAASGVAYPELVDRLVQLALRRPLGLR, encoded by the coding sequence ATGAGCGACAGCCTGTCGCGGCAGGACCAGGCCGGGGACGGGCGTACCCGGGTCGCCGTCGTCTTCGGCGGCACCAGCAGCGAGCACGGCGTCTCCTGCCTGACCGCCGCCGGCGTCGTCGGGGCGCTCGACCCGGAGCGCTACGAGGTGCTCGGCATCGGCATCACGCGCAGCGGCCGCTGGGTCCTCGTCGACGACGCGGCCCTGGCCCGGCTGGAGGTCGCCGACGGCCGGCTGCCCGAGCTGAGCGAGGACGCCGCCGACGCGGTGCTGCTGCGCGAGGGCGCCGGCACCGGCCTGGCCCGCCGCGAGCAGCACGGGCCCGAGCGCTCGGCGCTGGCCGAGGTGGGCGGGATCGACGTCGCCTTCGCCCTGCTGCACGGCCCCTTCGGCGAGGACGGCACCATCCAGGGCCTCTTCGAGATGATGGGCACCCGCTACGTCGGGGCCGGGGTGCTGGCCAGCGCCGTCGGCATGGACAAGCAGGTGATGAAGCTGGTGCTGGCGGCCTCCGGGCTGCCGGTCGGCCCCTGGGTCGCCCTCCCGCCCGCCCGCTGGGCCACCGACCGGGCCGGCTGCCTCGAGGCCGTCGCCGCGCTCGGGCTGCCCGTCTTCGTCAAGCCCGCCCGCGGCGGCTCCAGCCTGGGCATCAGCCGGGTCGACCGCGCCGAGGACCTCGTCGCCGCCGTCGAGGAGGCCCAGCGCTTCGACCCCAAGGTGATCGTCGAGGAGGGCTTCGTCGGCGCCCGCGAGCTGGAGTGCGGCGTGCTCGCCGACCTCGACGGCGGACCGGCCACCGCCAGCGAGGTGGCGGAGATCCGCGTGCAGAGCGCGTCCGGCTTCTACGACTTCGAGGCCAAGTACCTGCCGGAGGAGCAGGTCGCCCTGGACGTGCCGGCCGACATCCCCGCCGAGCTCGCCGACCGCGTCCGCGCCGTCGCGCTGGCCACGTTCGAGGCGATCGGCTGCGAGGGCCTCGCCCGGGTCGACGTGTTCGTCACCCGCGAGGGCCAGGTGGTGGTCAACGAGATCAACACCATGCCGGGCTTCACGCCGCACTCGATGTTCCCGCGGATGTGGGCGGCCAGCGGCGTCGCCTACCCCGAGCTGGTGGACCGGCTGGTCCAGCTGGCGCTCCGCCGCCCCCTCGGACTGCGCTGA
- a CDS encoding DUF3515 domain-containing protein produces MRSRALPRSPAALPAVVAALLLSGCAGAVQVPEPTPDPATRATCDAVLAALPDQVLESTTRPTRPGTLSRAWGDPAIVLRCGVPAPPGLTATSECVEVDGVGWFREPADGGTLFTTIGRAAFVEVGVPAGYAPEVDVLVDLAAAVGAHDPLERPCR; encoded by the coding sequence GTGAGGTCGCGCGCCCTCCCCCGCTCGCCCGCCGCCCTGCCGGCCGTCGTCGCGGCGCTGCTGCTGAGCGGCTGCGCCGGCGCGGTGCAGGTGCCCGAACCGACGCCCGACCCGGCCACCCGCGCGACCTGTGACGCGGTGCTCGCCGCCCTGCCCGACCAGGTGCTGGAGTCCACGACCCGGCCGACCCGCCCCGGGACGCTCAGCCGGGCCTGGGGTGACCCGGCCATCGTGCTGCGCTGCGGCGTGCCGGCCCCGCCCGGGCTGACGGCGACCAGCGAGTGCGTCGAGGTCGACGGCGTCGGCTGGTTCCGGGAGCCGGCCGACGGCGGGACGCTGTTCACCACGATCGGCCGGGCTGCCTTCGTCGAGGTCGGGGTGCCCGCCGGCTACGCGCCCGAGGTGGACGTGCTGGTCGACCTGGCCGCGGCGGTGGGGGCGCACGACCCGCTGGAGCGACCCTGCCGCTGA
- a CDS encoding Lrp/AsnC family transcriptional regulator: MVVQAYILVQTAVGKAGEVARAIGAVDGVVRSEDVTGPYDVIVRAEAASVDALGQLVLAHVQAIPGITRTVTCPVVHM, translated from the coding sequence ATGGTCGTGCAGGCCTACATCCTGGTCCAGACCGCAGTCGGCAAGGCCGGCGAGGTGGCCCGCGCGATCGGCGCCGTCGACGGGGTGGTCCGCTCCGAGGACGTCACCGGGCCCTACGACGTGATCGTCCGGGCGGAGGCGGCCAGCGTCGACGCCCTCGGCCAGCTGGTGCTGGCGCACGTGCAGGCGATCCCGGGCATCACGCGGACCGTCACCTGCCCCGTCGTCCACATGTGA
- a CDS encoding thiamine-phosphate kinase, which produces MPGTATLAEIGEQAVIATLTAGLPPAADVLVGPGDDGAVLEVAGPLVTSLDVLVENVHFKLGWSDPADIGRKAVAVNVADLEAMGARATAVVLGFSAPPHLQLRFVRELTAGLHAECAAAGVSLVGGDVTRSRDLTLSVTVLGGLEGRPPVLRSGARPGDVVALRGRTGWAAAGLAVLSRGFRSPRAVVEAQRVPQVPYGEGAAAAQAGATAMVDVSDGLLADLGHVASASGVVVDLRRDAFEVPEPLQAVSAATGADPYDLLLTGGEDHALAATFAAGAVPEGWRVVGEVRAVGPDAGAGVLVDGRTWPAAAGFDHFGAAR; this is translated from the coding sequence CTGCCCGGTACGGCCACCCTCGCCGAGATCGGGGAGCAGGCCGTGATCGCGACGCTGACCGCCGGGCTGCCGCCCGCCGCGGACGTCCTGGTCGGGCCCGGTGACGACGGCGCCGTGCTCGAGGTCGCGGGCCCGCTGGTCACCTCCCTCGACGTCCTCGTCGAGAACGTCCACTTCAAGCTCGGCTGGTCCGACCCCGCCGACATCGGCCGCAAGGCGGTCGCGGTCAACGTCGCCGACCTCGAGGCGATGGGCGCGCGGGCTACCGCCGTCGTCCTCGGCTTCTCTGCCCCGCCGCACCTCCAGCTGCGCTTCGTGCGCGAGCTGACGGCCGGGCTGCACGCCGAGTGCGCCGCCGCCGGCGTCAGCCTGGTGGGCGGGGACGTCACCCGCTCCCGCGACCTGACCCTCAGCGTCACCGTGCTCGGCGGGCTCGAGGGCCGGCCCCCGGTGCTGCGCAGCGGCGCCCGGCCCGGCGACGTCGTCGCCCTCCGCGGCCGGACCGGCTGGGCCGCCGCCGGCCTGGCGGTCCTGAGCCGGGGGTTCCGCTCACCGCGCGCGGTGGTGGAGGCGCAGCGCGTCCCGCAGGTGCCGTACGGCGAGGGGGCCGCCGCCGCGCAGGCGGGGGCCACGGCCATGGTCGACGTCTCCGACGGGCTGCTCGCCGACCTCGGGCACGTCGCGAGCGCCTCGGGCGTCGTCGTCGACCTGCGCCGGGACGCCTTCGAGGTGCCCGAGCCGTTGCAGGCGGTGTCCGCGGCGACGGGCGCCGACCCCTACGACCTGCTGCTGACCGGCGGCGAGGACCACGCGCTGGCCGCCACCTTCGCGGCGGGGGCGGTGCCGGAGGGCTGGCGGGTGGTCGGGGAGGTGCGGGCCGTCGGGCCGGACGCGGGCGCCGGCGTGCTCGTCGACGGTCGGACGTGGCCGGCCGCGGCCGGTTTCGACCACTTCGGCGCGGCCCGCTGA
- a CDS encoding DNA translocase FtsK has translation MATRASSPPRSRSTPAPNGSGTRPRSSGSKSSPAPRSSTAPQARPAARSGRSQNSGPVPRGRGSSAARPRGQAAPPRRSFLEQVARGLGALWLGVAHALGAGARKIGTGARDMDPALRRDGAGLFLVAAAVVVAAEFWWGLPDPVGHVVHVGVAGVVGTLAYAAPLLLALMAWRTLRHPDRNGPGGRQAVGWSALLLGLLGLVNIAHGLPRTNAPEQLREAGGIVGYISSSLLSDLLSVYVAVPLLALLTLFGVLVVVGIPLHEIPERARAARAVLARPSTVIEGEVVEPEYGVDEAYDTPVVTEKKGRRKRALPAVPEPGPFDGEVDADPFADPFADADAPSDGDDPGDDEPTRAVRRPVTAGLPPGVTVHGEDDDKPGLEAPPHTPIPQRVEQLQLSGDVQYMLPDSEALKQGSVHKARTEASDAVVHRLTEVLRQFEIDAQVTGYSRGPTVTRYEVELGPAVKVEKVTALSKNIAYAVASADVRILSPIPGKSAIGIEIPNTDKEVVSLGDVLRSSTARNDHHPMTVGLGKDVEGGFVVANLAKTPHLLVAGATGSGKSSFVNSMITSILMRATPDEVRMLMVDPKRVELTAYEGVPHLVTPIITNAKKAAEALQWVVREMDMRYDDLAAFNFRHIDDFNKAVRAGSVKPLEGTERVLVPYPYLLVIIDELADLMMVAPRDVEDSIVRITQLARAAGIHLVLATQRPSTDVVTGLIKANVPSRLAFSTSSMTDSRVILDQPGAEKLVGQGDGLFLPMGSSKPIRIQGAWVTENEVRQVVAHVTEQLKPTYRDDVTAAAEASTKVAEDIGDDLDLVVQAAELVVNLQLGSTSMLQRKLRVGFAKAGRLMDIMETRGVVGPSEGSKPREVLVKPDELDVVLDNLRLG, from the coding sequence ATGGCGACCCGCGCGTCTTCCCCACCGCGGTCCCGTAGCACTCCTGCTCCGAACGGATCAGGGACGCGACCGCGGTCGTCCGGAAGCAAGTCCAGCCCTGCCCCTCGGTCCTCGACCGCGCCGCAGGCCCGTCCCGCCGCGCGCTCGGGGCGCTCGCAGAACTCCGGTCCGGTCCCCCGGGGCCGCGGGTCGAGCGCCGCCCGGCCCCGGGGCCAGGCCGCCCCGCCGCGCCGCTCCTTCCTCGAGCAGGTGGCACGCGGTCTCGGCGCCCTCTGGCTGGGCGTCGCGCACGCCCTCGGCGCCGGTGCCCGCAAGATCGGCACGGGTGCGCGGGACATGGACCCGGCCCTGCGCCGCGACGGTGCCGGGCTGTTCCTGGTCGCCGCCGCCGTCGTCGTCGCCGCCGAGTTCTGGTGGGGCCTGCCCGACCCGGTCGGTCACGTCGTCCACGTCGGCGTCGCCGGCGTGGTGGGGACGCTGGCCTACGCCGCCCCGCTGCTGCTCGCCCTGATGGCCTGGCGGACGTTGCGCCACCCCGACCGCAACGGCCCGGGCGGGCGTCAGGCGGTCGGCTGGAGCGCCCTGCTGCTGGGCCTGCTCGGCCTGGTCAACATCGCGCACGGCCTGCCCCGCACGAACGCCCCGGAGCAGCTGCGGGAGGCGGGCGGCATCGTCGGCTACATCTCCTCGAGCCTGCTCAGCGACCTGCTCAGCGTCTACGTCGCCGTCCCGCTGCTGGCCCTGCTCACGCTGTTCGGCGTGCTCGTCGTGGTCGGCATCCCGCTGCACGAGATCCCCGAGCGGGCCCGCGCGGCGCGCGCCGTGCTGGCGCGGCCGTCGACGGTGATCGAGGGCGAGGTCGTCGAGCCGGAGTACGGCGTCGACGAGGCCTACGACACCCCGGTGGTCACGGAGAAGAAGGGCCGGCGCAAGCGTGCGCTGCCCGCCGTTCCCGAGCCCGGGCCCTTCGACGGCGAGGTCGACGCCGACCCGTTCGCCGACCCGTTCGCGGACGCCGACGCCCCCTCCGACGGGGACGACCCGGGCGACGACGAGCCCACACGGGCGGTCCGCCGCCCGGTCACCGCCGGCCTGCCGCCGGGCGTCACCGTGCACGGCGAGGACGACGACAAGCCGGGCCTCGAGGCGCCGCCGCACACGCCGATCCCGCAGCGGGTCGAGCAGCTGCAGCTCTCCGGGGACGTGCAGTACATGCTGCCGGACTCCGAGGCGCTCAAGCAGGGGAGCGTGCACAAGGCCCGCACCGAGGCCTCCGACGCGGTCGTGCACCGGCTCACCGAGGTGCTGCGGCAGTTCGAGATCGACGCCCAGGTCACCGGCTACTCGCGCGGCCCGACGGTCACCCGCTACGAGGTCGAGCTGGGCCCGGCGGTCAAGGTCGAGAAGGTGACGGCGCTGAGCAAGAACATCGCCTACGCCGTGGCCAGCGCCGACGTGCGCATCCTGTCGCCGATCCCCGGCAAGTCCGCGATCGGCATCGAGATCCCCAACACCGACAAGGAGGTCGTCTCCCTCGGCGACGTCCTCCGCTCGAGCACGGCGCGCAACGACCACCACCCGATGACGGTGGGGCTGGGCAAGGACGTGGAGGGCGGCTTCGTCGTCGCCAACCTGGCCAAGACCCCGCACCTGCTGGTGGCCGGCGCCACCGGCTCGGGCAAGTCGAGCTTCGTGAACTCCATGATCACCTCGATCCTGATGCGGGCCACGCCCGACGAGGTGCGGATGCTCATGGTCGACCCGAAGCGCGTGGAGCTGACGGCCTACGAGGGCGTGCCCCACCTGGTCACCCCGATCATCACCAACGCGAAGAAGGCCGCCGAGGCGCTGCAGTGGGTCGTGCGCGAGATGGACATGCGCTACGACGACCTGGCGGCGTTCAACTTCCGCCACATCGACGACTTCAACAAGGCCGTCCGTGCCGGCAGCGTGAAGCCGCTGGAGGGGACGGAGCGGGTGCTCGTGCCCTACCCGTACCTGCTGGTGATCATCGACGAGCTCGCCGACCTGATGATGGTCGCGCCGCGCGACGTCGAGGACTCGATCGTCCGGATCACCCAGCTGGCCCGGGCGGCCGGCATCCACCTGGTGCTGGCCACGCAGCGGCCGAGCACCGACGTGGTCACCGGCCTGATCAAGGCCAACGTGCCCAGCCGGCTGGCGTTCTCGACGTCGTCGATGACCGATTCGCGGGTCATCCTCGACCAGCCCGGCGCCGAGAAGCTGGTCGGCCAGGGCGACGGCCTGTTCCTGCCCATGGGCTCGTCCAAGCCGATCCGCATCCAGGGCGCCTGGGTGACCGAGAACGAGGTCCGCCAGGTCGTCGCGCACGTCACCGAGCAGCTGAAGCCGACCTACCGCGACGACGTCACCGCCGCCGCCGAGGCCAGCACGAAGGTGGCCGAGGACATCGGCGACGACCTCGACCTGGTGGTCCAGGCGGCCGAGCTGGTCGTCAACCTCCAGCTGGGCTCGACGTCCATGCTGCAGCGCAAGCTGCGGGTCGGGTTCGCCAAGGCCGGCCGGCTGATGGACATCATGGAGACCCGCGGCGTCGTCGGCCCGTCCGAGGGCTCCAAGCCCCGTGAGGTGCTGGTGAAGCCCGACGAGCTCGACGTGGTCCTGGACAACCTGCGGCTGGGCTGA
- a CDS encoding DEAD/DEAH box helicase produces the protein MPSLLSDLVPADPGPDALFETFSGWAADRGLELYPAQTEAVIELVSGSNVILSTPTGSGKSLVATAAQFAALARRESGDPTGRVFYTAPIKALVSEKFFAAVEVFGVDRVGMMTGDASVNAAAPIICCTAEILANLALREGADSTVTTVVMDEFHYYADPERGWAWQVPLLELPHAQFLLMSATLGDVTRFEADLSRRTGRPTAVVASAERPVPLQHEYVTSTLLETIEERLATHQAPVYVVHFSRAAAIEQAQALNSLKVTTREEKDQIADLIGGFRFAAGFGKTLSRLVRNGIGVHHAGMLPKYRRLVELLAQAGLLKIICGTDTLGVGINVPIRTVLLTSLSKYDGVRPRLLTAREFHQIGGRAGRAGYDASGTVVVQAPDHVVANEKALAKAGDDPKKRRKVVRKKPPEGTVGYGLPTFERLVEAEPEPLESSFKVSHAMLLNVVNRPGDCYASMRHLLTDNDEPPVRNRRHVHRALQIYRGLLESGVVEQLPRPDAQGRTARLTVDLQQDFALNQPLSPFALACLDLLDRESDDYALDVLSVLEATLDDPRPILTAQRSKARGEAVAEMKSDGLEYEERMVLLEDVTYPQPLAELLRVAYTAFGQTHPWVLDTEPSPKSVARDLFERSMTFTEYVSFYGLARAEGIVLRYLADAFKALRQTVPEEARTDAVADLIAWLGELVRQVDSSLLEEWESLRSPTAEVQSVVEVDRAAPPVTANVRAFRVLVRNALFRRVELAARRNWWALGELDESFPAEAWQEALEPYFAEHASLQTGAAARGPALLLVTEEPGRWVVRQILDDPAGDHDWGITAEVDLAASDAEGTAVVRITAVGQLGGW, from the coding sequence ATGCCGTCCCTGCTGAGTGACCTCGTCCCCGCCGACCCTGGCCCCGACGCCCTGTTCGAGACCTTCAGCGGCTGGGCCGCGGACCGAGGGCTGGAGCTGTACCCGGCCCAGACCGAGGCGGTCATCGAGCTGGTCTCGGGGTCGAACGTGATCCTGTCCACGCCGACCGGGTCGGGCAAGAGCCTGGTGGCGACCGCCGCGCAGTTCGCGGCCCTGGCCCGGCGGGAGAGCGGGGACCCGACCGGCCGGGTCTTCTACACCGCCCCCATCAAGGCGCTGGTCTCGGAGAAGTTCTTCGCCGCCGTCGAGGTCTTCGGCGTCGACCGGGTCGGCATGATGACCGGCGACGCCAGCGTCAACGCCGCGGCGCCGATCATCTGCTGCACCGCCGAGATCCTGGCCAACCTCGCCCTCCGCGAGGGTGCCGACTCCACGGTCACCACCGTGGTGATGGACGAGTTCCACTACTACGCCGACCCGGAGCGCGGCTGGGCCTGGCAGGTGCCGCTGCTGGAGCTGCCGCACGCGCAGTTCCTGCTGATGTCGGCGACGCTCGGCGACGTCACCCGCTTCGAGGCCGACCTGTCCCGGCGCACCGGCCGGCCCACCGCCGTCGTCGCCTCCGCCGAGCGCCCCGTCCCCCTGCAGCACGAGTACGTGACCTCCACGCTGCTGGAGACGATCGAGGAGCGGCTGGCCACCCACCAGGCCCCCGTCTACGTCGTGCACTTCAGCCGGGCGGCCGCCATCGAGCAGGCGCAGGCGCTGAACAGCCTCAAGGTCACCACCCGCGAGGAGAAGGACCAGATCGCCGACCTCATCGGCGGGTTCCGCTTCGCCGCCGGGTTCGGCAAGACCCTGTCCCGGCTGGTCCGCAACGGCATCGGCGTGCACCACGCCGGGATGCTGCCGAAGTACCGCCGGCTGGTCGAGCTGCTGGCCCAGGCCGGGCTGCTCAAGATCATCTGCGGCACCGACACGCTCGGGGTGGGCATCAACGTCCCCATCCGGACGGTGCTGCTGACCTCGTTGAGCAAGTACGACGGGGTCCGGCCGCGCCTCCTGACGGCCCGGGAGTTCCACCAGATCGGCGGTCGGGCGGGCCGCGCGGGCTACGACGCGTCCGGCACCGTGGTGGTCCAGGCCCCCGACCACGTGGTGGCCAACGAGAAGGCGCTGGCCAAGGCCGGCGACGACCCGAAGAAGCGCCGCAAGGTGGTCCGCAAGAAGCCGCCCGAGGGCACGGTGGGCTACGGCCTGCCGACCTTCGAGCGCCTGGTGGAAGCCGAGCCCGAGCCGCTCGAGTCCTCGTTCAAGGTCAGCCACGCGATGCTCCTCAACGTCGTCAACCGGCCCGGGGACTGCTACGCCTCCATGCGCCACCTGCTGACCGACAACGACGAGCCGCCGGTGCGGAACCGCCGGCACGTCCACCGGGCGCTGCAGATCTACCGGGGGCTGCTGGAGTCGGGCGTCGTCGAGCAGCTCCCCCGCCCCGACGCCCAGGGCCGGACGGCGCGGCTGACCGTCGACCTGCAGCAGGACTTCGCCCTCAACCAGCCGCTGTCCCCGTTCGCCCTGGCCTGCCTGGACCTGCTGGACCGCGAGTCCGACGACTACGCCCTCGACGTGCTCTCGGTGCTGGAGGCCACCCTCGACGACCCGCGGCCGATTCTCACCGCGCAGCGCTCCAAGGCGCGGGGCGAGGCGGTGGCGGAGATGAAGTCCGACGGCCTCGAGTACGAGGAGCGGATGGTCCTGCTGGAGGACGTCACCTACCCCCAGCCGCTGGCGGAGCTGCTGCGGGTGGCCTACACCGCGTTCGGCCAGACCCACCCCTGGGTGCTGGACACCGAGCCGTCGCCGAAGTCGGTGGCCCGCGACCTCTTCGAGCGCTCGATGACCTTCACCGAGTACGTGAGCTTCTACGGCCTGGCCCGCGCCGAGGGGATCGTGCTGCGCTACCTGGCCGACGCCTTCAAGGCGCTGCGGCAGACAGTGCCGGAGGAGGCGCGGACCGACGCCGTCGCCGACCTGATCGCCTGGCTGGGCGAGCTGGTGCGGCAGGTGGACTCCAGCCTGCTCGAGGAGTGGGAGTCGCTGCGCAGCCCCACCGCCGAGGTGCAGTCGGTGGTCGAGGTGGACCGGGCGGCACCCCCGGTGACGGCGAACGTCCGCGCCTTCCGGGTGCTGGTCCGCAACGCCCTGTTCCGCCGCGTCGAGCTGGCCGCCCGCCGCAACTGGTGGGCGCTGGGCGAGCTGGACGAGTCGTTCCCCGCGGAGGCCTGGCAGGAGGCGCTGGAGCCGTACTTCGCCGAGCACGCGAGCCTGCAGACCGGCGCCGCCGCCCGGGGGCCGGCCCTGCTGCTGGTCACCGAGGAGCCGGGCCGCTGGGTGGTCCGGCAGATCCTCGACGACCCGGCGGGCGACCACGACTGGGGCATCACCGCCGAGGTCGACCTCGCCGCCAGCGACGCCGAGGGCACCGCCGTCGTGAGGATCACCGCCGTGGGCCAGCTCGGCGGCTGGTGA
- a CDS encoding LacI family DNA-binding transcriptional regulator, whose product MDTRRPTIADVAKRAGVSKGLVSFVFNDKPGVAAPTRVRILAAAEELGWQPDPVARSLSTQRAAALGLVVRRDPTVLAADPFFPAFMAGVETALTERRQVLVLSLVPDAAAETATYRSLAAHRRVDGVLLTDLRHDDDRFPLLAELGLPAVCVGRPDVAGAFPVVNLDDAAGLRSAVDHLVGLGHRRIAYVGGDVGMLHGRRRRKSFLEALARHGLDPVGVVDTDFSAAAGARAVVELLAGAVLPTALVFASDPMAVAGLAVLQRQGVQVPRDCSVTGFDGMDLGRHLHPALTTVEADPLAWGRAAATVLLRLLDDGRADDLELPSAALVLRSSTAPPPDPPG is encoded by the coding sequence ATGGACACCCGACGCCCCACGATCGCCGACGTGGCGAAGCGCGCCGGGGTGAGCAAGGGCCTGGTCTCCTTCGTGTTCAACGACAAGCCCGGGGTCGCCGCCCCGACGCGCGTCCGCATCCTCGCCGCGGCCGAGGAGCTCGGGTGGCAGCCGGACCCGGTCGCCCGGTCCCTCTCCACCCAGCGCGCGGCCGCGCTCGGCCTCGTCGTCCGCCGGGACCCGACGGTGCTGGCGGCCGACCCGTTCTTCCCGGCGTTCATGGCCGGGGTGGAGACGGCGCTGACGGAGCGCCGGCAGGTCCTGGTGCTCAGCCTCGTCCCGGACGCCGCTGCGGAGACGGCCACCTACCGCTCCCTCGCCGCCCACCGCCGTGTCGACGGGGTGTTGCTGACCGACCTCCGGCACGACGACGACCGGTTCCCGCTGCTCGCGGAGCTCGGGCTGCCGGCCGTCTGCGTCGGCAGGCCCGACGTCGCCGGCGCCTTCCCGGTGGTCAACCTCGACGACGCCGCCGGCCTGCGCTCCGCGGTCGACCACCTGGTCGGGCTGGGACACCGGCGGATCGCCTACGTCGGCGGTGACGTCGGCATGCTGCACGGCCGCCGGCGCCGGAAGTCCTTCCTCGAGGCCCTGGCCCGGCACGGGCTCGACCCGGTCGGGGTCGTCGACACCGACTTCAGCGCAGCCGCGGGGGCGCGGGCGGTGGTCGAGCTGCTGGCCGGGGCGGTGCTGCCCACCGCCCTGGTCTTCGCGAGCGACCCGATGGCCGTCGCCGGCCTCGCGGTCCTGCAGCGCCAGGGCGTCCAGGTGCCGCGGGACTGCTCGGTGACCGGCTTCGACGGCATGGACCTCGGCCGGCACCTCCACCCCGCCCTGACGACGGTGGAAGCCGACCCGCTGGCCTGGGGTCGCGCCGCCGCGACCGTGCTGCTCCGGCTGCTCGACGACGGTCGGGCCGACGACCTCGAGCTGCCCTCGGCCGCCCTCGTGCTGAGGTCCTCGACCGCTCCACCGCCCGACCCCCCCGGCTGA